The nucleotide sequence gtaatgacagcgcggccgcagcggtcgagcCATTCTGAGAAACACCAACTACTAATATTCACTACTGCCGTGGTATACAACATGAAGTTCTTCAAATATTCATTAGATTTATTCAGGGCTGACTCACGTGTGACAGCCCTGGTATTTCAGTAGCTAGTTACCAGTTAGTTAGTtagttttttatcaaaatagtgAAGTGTCCCACGCCAAACTTAGAGCACCCTCTGTTTGCGTCAGTTGATAATTCTTACGTGTTCAACAAATCCCCCACAGCTTTGTAGAATGTCAATCTTTCATCTTTCCTGGCTGTCCAGTCGGCCTCCCGTTGTTCTCGCGAAATCtaatacaaaaacatacatctatatttatatagaccatctcggtggcgcggtggtaaagtgcttgcctctaaccgagaggtcccgagttcgagccccggtcgggtcataatggaaaatgatctttttctaattggcccgggtcttagatgtttatctatatatgtatttgttgtaaaatattgtatcctTAAGTtcgtatcccataacacaagtatcgaaccttactttggggctcaatctgtgtgatttggcctaatatatttatttattattattatacagtaAAGGTCGCTTGAGTCCCATTGCGAGGCTCAACCCAATACGCTCCGtcgttttgacgtccgtcaaCATATCAACGAGAATCATGGAGTTTCAAAATGTATGGAAAACAACGTCGACGCGCAACGGAGCAATAGCGGGGCTGACTGGGCTACTATGCTATTCAtgtatatacacatacataacataagAATATAGtgcatattatatatgtatgtacgcTATTATAGCAAATTAAGTTTAAGAGTTATTacatagagcgtgaagagataacaagcaaacttactatcgtatttataatattagttatgattAAATATTACCTGGTTATAAACGTAGTATTGTGACAGATCAGATATGTTGGTGAACTGGGAGTATTGGTACTGGAAGTTGGCCGCGAAGGAGAGCCCGACCTTCTCCTTCGTCGGCACCGGGCAACCGAAGCCGACTATAAACTGTAAATTAATGGAAATATGGCATAGTTTtgtttactagcttttatctatgttcgggtggaatatTGAGCTGAAACCCATTGAGCTGACATTttgtttggatgacaatactcaggttagaaatatttattccttCATATAACGATCTAGGTTCTGAGCAGGCCCTAAAATTATGACAGGTTACAATACAATGGGACTTTATTAGTGTAGTAAGTAGTACATTAATCGCAAGTGCGCACAAACAAGACCCAAATAAGCCAAAATAATTCGCGTTGGCGATCTGCCCGCCGTTCAGTTGGCTCGCTCTGGGTGCTTGAATCGCTTGTCCTTTCGTTTTAATTGCAATGACCACAGCAAATGAGATTCTCGGCAGTATTAAATGAATTCAGAATTATCCTCTGTTCcgtagattaaaaaaaatattcgccctttcacaatatatatatacactcaAAGTGAAAAGTTTTTCTTTACActtttaaatagatttcaaGAAATGACATGCCGACAAAACCGCTGGTgtaatattgttgtatattataCCTTGTAAGTGAACCGACATGATCTacaaatataatcaatttattataatgtatgaaGATTTTACCTTAAAAGTAGCTCCGTATGGATACACAAGGGGCAAACTGTTGATTTGTCGCTTGGTCCTCATCTCGTCTTCCAATGTAGAATCATCCAGAACAGCAATACGACATAAATGAATTACTATCAACAAAATTGGATAGATCCTGTGAATAAATAGGTGTTAATCAACACAgattgaagaagaagaagcataAAATTTCTTGCAGcatgcttttttatttactaaatagtTTGTCCCGCCATGTATTAAACATTTGTGTTATGTACTGTTAGCGATTGGGATcgcttatatattattatcagactacatttaatacttttgtttttttttttagtttcatagctctatcgttcgccaaaacgatgattttgccaacgtcaaggttgaaattgacacggaatataatatgttataatatcaatattgaaacaCGGTTCAGTGtataacctgaaatataagagtatataattatattatacatacatacggatATAACATACAGGTAATCTTATTCAGCTCCGGGGGCTGACTGTGTCAAAACATACATCGAATAAAATCTTGTTGGTTTTTCTGTTCTTCGTTCGAAATGCAATAAAGAggtttttaaatgtaatgaaGGAGTATCATTACAGTACACatagatataagaaaaaaacagaCAATAAGGTCTTTTAGAAAAGGGGTCATTTTGATACATATGTGTAGtttcaatttttaagtttaatttcaatttttgttgATCCCAGGTCAGTTCAAGATGGCAAATGTAGTTGAGTTTGTGTTGGGACACAAATCATGGAAGACAAATGGAagacaaatctcgaacttactttggggctaaattaatatatgtgatttgtccatctGTGCTTAATTATTTGAAGATACTACAGTAGCATGTGGGCTTAGGCCTGGTCAAGTAAAACTTGTCtgtaaacattaataaaaaataataacttaccACATTTTCAATGCAACTTGCAGAAAAGTTTGAATTAAGAATGTTTCAAACTTGATTCAATACATTATTTGCTTCAAGTTGAATTTAAGTAGATACGATCTGtgaaatatttgttagttAGAGACATAATCATGGcactactatttttattaatgaattaaattataataagtaaaatccTTCCTAAACTGTGTTACACGGTGTAACACTAATTCTCTGTGAAGGCTACCCTCAGCCTATGTTTGCACTAACGGGCCCTAAAATGTAATGATGGGCACACACAGTGTAAAACTCGTGCAAAGCTAGTCAGTTTTTGTACACAATTTAACTGTGTATCTGAAATCCTAAGGCTTAGTTCACACGCTTATGTCACTTCATTAACCCATTTGTCTGTGATTTGCCACCAATACCACCTTTATTATACCCAACGAATCAATTAACTATATCTTTAGAAGGCTTCTGATCTTTTGATCtcgaaaataaacatttgccTTGTAAAAGGATATAAAATCTTGTCACAGAATGACAGATTTTACGATGCAGTTCAAACTCGTACTTATGTTATATCTGCCTTGacttatctataaaaatagcCAATCAAGCTCGAAGATCAAATTCTGAATTTCACTAAAAGATAAATCGATATATATCTTTACCTATATTAggtaaagatattttataggattttttaaaatcgtcaatttatctttcttaaaacttatttatatttatctttttcttttttatgaatccctttttttacaaacagaGAGTGTTCTTTGCTTATTCTTCTTCATCCACACCTTTtccctttttatttatacgagAGATTGTCCTCATTAGGGTAACGAGGCGTTAACAAGTAACGAACAAAGTATCATAAAGGTAATTTCCATCTATCATCTATGATTGGCAAACTTATCTAGAGCTTATCCTGAGGGCTTGGCTACTGTTGAAtgacttaaaaataacattccaAAATGACTTTTGAATATTCCCTTGTCAAtcagtacttatttaaaaatccctTATAATTTACTTGCATGTGGTCGAAGCCTTACCTTCTTAACCGCAGTCACATGATGCCAGTTAGTGCCACACAAATTTATTACGTCAACAAAACTATTTGCTCCAAGAAGGTAACAAGTGTAACCTGCCAGTCTTCAGTCAAtcttcttatttataaaatagtcattagactattttataaataagaagaTTTAAAGGTTCAGTGAATAAGAAACTCAATGCGCACATTAATACAGTGTTAAAATTCGAAGAAGTAAAAAGAGTTTGATTATCTTTTGTATCTACtgttaaagaataaaattataacaaaaaaattatacataaatttatatataaaaaatggtaagcccttctggcataatagggaccaacactgtttgaatgagtttctttcggcatttcttctcagcagtggtcgttccgaaatgctagtagtttgtagcttagtatcatttaatttagattatgacgtgaaaaagtgcctgtgaaggcctaatttctgaataaatgatttgattttgattttttgattttgaatatgtTTCGGCTAGTGACTTATCTAAGTCACTAGCCGAAACATATTCTTTAACAGTAATCATTTCCTAATAAtccacataaagtgggataaggatAGGCTGTTAATTCTGCCTCTGAGTATATCTGGCAACATAGTTCTGATAATATCGAAGTGTTTATAGGATTTCTTTTTCATTGAGTGCCTGAACGTTCGTGTgattatttaagaaattatttttcgatGTTGAAATAACTTGAAGtctaaaaaactttatatttttcaagaagGTTTCTACCTTTTGTATGCATTGATTTTTTACTTGTCCTCCATAAGGAGATAATGCCGTACTAGTGCGTACGCGCAACGAGCGTAACACGCAAAACAAGCACTGCTGCACACAACAGCATTTTCCTTAAgctttacaaattttcaaactCACGCAGATGAATTAGCATGCAAGTGAGATTATTGTAAATGAGGGACTGGTAAATGTGGTCTTTgacttatatttacataagacATCTCATACAGCTATCTCATTCGTGATTTTAACTCTGCTAAGCAACCATGTCGACGAATTACCAGTTAATTTTGATATGCTATCTCTTTCTGGTGGTAATAAGCGTCAGCGGGAAGGAATTTGAAGGGATCCACCGGAGCCGAAGACAACTATTGTTTCCAAACTCAACATTATTGCAggtaatttaacttttaagaGTGCGCAGGTCTGCTCAAGtatgtattgtttaaatattattgtctgATGTTCCCACACAcatcttttgtttattaattaatatttaaagcttaatttaccaaaatatAACGTAGTATAAAAGGCTGATTAACTTGAAGTtcattctaaataatattactgaCTAAATGGCGGCGTCCTATTGACTAATACTGTGCCTTCAGCTGGGGCGGCTGCAAGGGCCGCGGCTGCCCAGGAAAAAAGCAAATATTCAGCTTTGACGAACAAATATTTGCTTGCTCCGGTGGCGGTCGAGACGGCTGGTCCTTGGTGTCAAAAAGCCAGGGAATTTGTGAGTGAGATAGGACGTCGCTTAAGGGACAGGGGTTATGACTACCGCTCTGGGCAGTACCTGGTTCAAAGGTTGTCCATAGCCATTCAGAGAGGGAATGCTGCAAGCATAATGGGCACTTTTGATCCGGGTACTATTCGGGGCggcatttttgattaaattttagtttttattttttattttactttttactttattttttatgaaaaaaaattactgataaCTTGGTGTTCAGGAGTAagaaaagtttgtaaaaaaaaacatatatacagctgattacttttaaataacctaaataaattctttcaaAAGTAGAAGGCACAAACATTTCTGCACAAGTTaacggttttattttaaagcaagagatatgtattttataatccCTATTAGATCCAcagaaatctttttttatatatatatatatattcttctaTTCTTAAGATAACCTCGTCCCAAAATTTGCAAACGACAAATTAAATTGACGTGAGCTAACGAACATTAATGTTTTGTAGTCATTAAAGCCAAAAGGCGAGGTGAACAGATCTCCAGAAGTACAAAGAGACAGATCAAAGCAATACAATTATCTCCTATTTCTTGTTAAATGGCGGGGAACTGGATGGCGATCGTTTTTCCATTCCATTTGGAGGTTATTTACATTGATTCCCGTTTAATTGACCCTGTCTGTCGCTAAGAGCGTCGACTGTATATTATGTTTAGGTTTTCGTACTTAAGATGAagttcaaatttcattcattcattgatcgcaataaaaatatttaacaacacAAAGAAACGCCTTCGTATTGTTTTTGGTGAAACTGAAAAAATTGCAAGGAATTCGATTATCTTTGAATTACTATTATAACTGTTGTGGTTTAGTGGTTAAGACTATTGAAATATTCCAACCTAGTCTAGGTTGgaatatttcaatatctacacctatattatgaaaaaagtgTAGGTATGTAACTTTGTTTTGGGCGGGTATTAATTCGGTAAAATAACAACCGATAAAATTTTCACCAGGAAGctacattaatttgttttatttgttatacaagTGTGTTTTTACTCCGATATTCCTACGACAAagcgcctgtgaaccgaaaggttcCAAGTGAGTTTGTACAGAAATTTGACTCAAGAAGCATTAGTAACTTTTATCTAaaaccacttgcttccgaagCAAAGTATCATGGAGGCACTAGTTTctaatttatcagttaatattttacatataaacaatGGCATACTACTCCATTGATATTGCTATGAAAATTGTTGTCCGTAGAATTCGTTTCCACGTTATGAAGAATACGTATAACTA is from Plodia interpunctella isolate USDA-ARS_2022_Savannah chromosome 15, ilPloInte3.2, whole genome shotgun sequence and encodes:
- the LOC128675828 gene encoding uncharacterized protein LOC128675828 — its product is MWIYPILLIVIHLCRIAVLDDSTLEDEMRTKRQINSLPLVYPYGATFKFIVGFGCPVPTKEKVGLSFAANFQYQYSQFTNISDLSQYYVYNQISREQREADWTARKDERLTFYKAVGDLLNTKGMNGQECVLRAICEAAQYPVEEEGLVGELIHILLTPDYGRTPFDDEDQSWEEDMSVYKDAATAGRQMFSCSYIYSGCPEGQGVMELISVLRDD